The Bacteroidota bacterium genome window below encodes:
- the trxB gene encoding thioredoxin-disulfide reductase translates to MSNHHKVIIIGSGPAGFTAALYTARANLNPIIFEGHQPGGQLMITTEVENFPGFEHGIQGPELMDVMRKQVHRFGAKSIYKFITKVDFNVRPFVLTTDDNDTYTADTVIVATGATAKLLGLESEHKFMGYGVSACATCDGFFFRNQRVIVVGAGDTAMEEANYLTRHASEVTIIHRSQNFRASKIMLDRVKENPKVKFITDTVIDEVVGTEEDFKKTVTGVKLKNVVTGEITDYPVEGVFIAIGHKPNTDIFKGILDMDDVGYLITKKTSSETNIPGVFACGDAQDSIYRQAVTAAGTGCMAAIDAERYLEANHK, encoded by the coding sequence ATGTCTAACCACCACAAAGTAATAATAATAGGTTCGGGACCGGCAGGATTTACTGCCGCATTATATACAGCACGGGCAAATTTAAATCCTATAATATTCGAAGGTCATCAGCCGGGCGGGCAACTGATGATAACAACTGAAGTTGAAAATTTTCCGGGTTTTGAACACGGAATACAGGGACCGGAACTGATGGATGTAATGAGAAAACAAGTACACAGGTTCGGAGCGAAATCGATTTATAAATTTATTACTAAAGTAGATTTTAATGTAAGGCCGTTTGTGCTTACAACAGATGATAACGATACTTATACAGCAGATACAGTGATTGTTGCTACAGGTGCTACAGCAAAATTGCTTGGACTTGAAAGCGAACATAAATTCATGGGATACGGAGTTTCTGCATGCGCTACGTGTGACGGATTCTTTTTCAGAAATCAAAGAGTGATAGTTGTCGGCGCAGGTGATACTGCAATGGAAGAAGCAAACTATCTTACAAGGCATGCATCGGAAGTCACAATTATTCACAGAAGCCAGAATTTCCGCGCATCAAAGATTATGCTTGATAGAGTAAAAGAAAATCCGAAAGTAAAATTTATCACCGATACAGTTATAGATGAAGTTGTAGGAACGGAAGAAGATTTTAAGAAAACAGTAACGGGAGTAAAATTAAAAAATGTTGTTACAGGCGAGATAACTGATTATCCCGTAGAGGGAGTGTTTATTGCAATCGGTCATAAGCCGAACACAGATATCTTCAAAGGAATTTTAGATATGGATGATGTAGGTTATCTGATTACAAAGAAGACAAGCTCAGAGACAAATATTCCCGGAGTGTTTGCATGCGGCGATGCGCAGGACAGCATTTACAGACAGGCAGTTACCGCCGCAGGCACAGGCTGCATGGCAGCAATTGATGCTGAAAGATATTTAGAAGCGAACCATAAGTAG
- a CDS encoding NAD(P)/FAD-dependent oxidoreductase, giving the protein MNSYDVIIIGGGAAGLFCASEAGKRKKRVLVIEHEEKVGKKILISGGGRCNFTNMYASPENYISQNPHFCKSALARYTQHDFIELVESYKISYHEKKLGQLFCDSTSRQIVEMLLEECSKSDVHVKVNCSVKSLDKKNNFIVKTNLGDFESGSVVIASGGLSIPKMGATSFGYKIAKQFGINLTETKPALVPLLLSKEDLNKFRFLSGVSIDTIVSNNEISFRENILFTHKGLSGPAILQISSYLKENEEIKIDLIPDRNLDEIKNSKEKIELKTYLKNFFAERFTQVLNENYIPSKPLYQLNEKEIDNINHLLKNFVLKPVGDEGYEKAEVTLGGVDTNELSSKTMMAKKAEGLFFIGEVVDVTGWLGGYNFQWAWSSGYAAATNI; this is encoded by the coding sequence TTGAATAGTTATGATGTAATAATTATCGGCGGCGGGGCAGCGGGACTTTTCTGTGCTTCTGAAGCAGGCAAAAGAAAAAAACGCGTATTAGTAATAGAGCACGAAGAGAAAGTCGGCAAGAAAATCCTCATCTCCGGAGGTGGCAGATGTAACTTTACAAATATGTACGCCTCACCTGAAAATTATATTTCACAAAATCCTCACTTCTGCAAATCTGCACTTGCAAGATACACTCAGCACGATTTTATTGAGTTAGTTGAAAGTTATAAAATATCTTATCACGAAAAAAAGTTAGGACAGCTTTTTTGTGACAGCACCTCGCGTCAGATTGTCGAAATGTTACTTGAGGAATGCAGCAAGTCAGACGTTCATGTAAAAGTAAACTGCAGCGTAAAATCACTCGATAAGAAAAATAACTTTATAGTTAAGACAAACCTTGGTGATTTTGAATCGGGAAGTGTGGTAATTGCATCAGGCGGACTATCAATCCCCAAGATGGGAGCGACATCATTCGGATATAAAATTGCTAAACAGTTTGGAATAAATTTAACAGAAACAAAACCGGCGCTCGTTCCGCTTTTGCTATCAAAAGAAGATTTGAACAAGTTCAGATTTTTAAGCGGAGTTTCGATTGATACGATTGTTTCAAACAATGAAATAAGCTTCAGGGAAAATATTTTGTTTACTCATAAAGGGCTCAGCGGTCCCGCTATTCTGCAAATATCTTCTTATCTGAAGGAGAATGAAGAAATAAAAATTGATTTAATTCCGGATAGAAATCTTGATGAAATTAAAAATTCAAAAGAGAAAATAGAATTAAAAACGTATTTGAAAAATTTCTTTGCCGAGAGATTTACTCAAGTGTTGAACGAAAATTATATTCCATCTAAACCTTTGTATCAGCTTAACGAAAAAGAAATTGATAACATAAATCATTTACTCAAAAATTTTGTGTTGAAGCCTGTGGGAGATGAAGGATACGAGAAAGCGGAAGTAACATTGGGGGGAGTAGATACAAATGAGCTTTCCTCAAAGACCATGATGGCAAAGAAGGCAGAAGGATTGTTTTTTATTGGGGAAGTCGTGGATGTAACAGGCTGGCTCGGTGGATATAATTTCCAATGGGCGTGGTCAAGCGGGTATGCAGCCGCAACAAATATTTAG
- a CDS encoding tetratricopeptide repeat protein, with protein MPKKLALIFLFLLAVTDVFAVNVSGDTTNGKRKAEALFIEGKTLELKNNYLGAIEDYKTALQYDKAPGIYYALGNLYYFLGKYEDALTYTKKAVDIDPNETEYLERLSSIYIGLSDYPKAAEIFEKIITVDSNYTYGLYTLARLYQEMKMPSKAITIYERITDKIGYDYEVLRKMYDIYVGFKEMDKATETLEAILKLNPFNSEIKGLLAAHYREIGRLDEAEKLYEEVFAISPKDKNIQAELIKIYFQKNDNDKGFQKFSQLLGKDSLDFYEKVQVGEVYYRLINNDKGALDITTNIFTSLNNEYPGEWIPYYYLGAIDLINQNEGAYQEKFNKAMQYGDTARQVFLLVGVSYFQKNKMQDAKTALVKGLERFPNDFDFLNLLGNIEQTLGNASNALTYYEKANEQNPEDVNNLVALAGLYETFKRYKESNAAYEKVLSIDPDNALALNNYAYYLSVRGERLDYAMKMSKKSLENNGDNASYLDTYGWILFKLGKNEEARDYILKSLKVNGNSAVVNDHLGDIYDALGDRPNAMKYWKKAYELAPDNQEFKNKISK; from the coding sequence ATGCCTAAAAAACTCGCCCTTATTTTTTTATTTCTTCTTGCAGTTACAGATGTTTTCGCTGTGAATGTTTCCGGAGATACTACAAACGGAAAAAGAAAAGCTGAAGCCCTCTTTATAGAAGGAAAGACCCTCGAGCTTAAAAATAATTATCTCGGCGCAATTGAGGATTATAAAACAGCTCTTCAATATGATAAAGCCCCCGGAATATATTATGCTCTGGGAAATCTGTATTATTTTCTCGGAAAATATGAAGACGCTTTGACTTATACAAAGAAAGCAGTTGATATAGACCCGAATGAAACTGAGTATCTTGAGCGGCTCTCTTCTATATATATAGGCTTAAGCGACTATCCGAAGGCAGCTGAAATATTTGAAAAAATAATTACTGTTGATTCGAATTATACATACGGACTTTATACTCTTGCGCGGTTGTATCAGGAAATGAAGATGCCATCAAAGGCGATAACGATTTACGAAAGAATAACCGATAAGATCGGCTACGACTACGAAGTGCTGAGAAAGATGTACGATATTTATGTCGGATTTAAGGAGATGGATAAGGCAACTGAAACACTTGAGGCAATTTTAAAATTAAATCCGTTTAACTCGGAAATAAAGGGATTACTTGCTGCGCATTACAGGGAAATTGGCAGACTTGATGAAGCGGAAAAATTATATGAAGAAGTATTTGCTATAAGCCCCAAAGATAAAAATATTCAGGCAGAGCTTATAAAAATTTATTTTCAGAAGAATGATAACGATAAAGGATTTCAGAAATTCAGCCAGCTTCTCGGAAAGGATTCATTAGACTTCTATGAAAAGGTACAGGTCGGCGAAGTTTATTACAGACTGATCAACAACGATAAAGGCGCATTAGATATTACGACAAACATTTTTACAAGTCTGAACAATGAATATCCCGGCGAGTGGATTCCTTATTACTACCTCGGCGCAATTGATTTAATAAATCAGAATGAAGGCGCTTATCAGGAGAAGTTCAATAAGGCTATGCAGTACGGCGATACTGCAAGACAGGTTTTTTTACTCGTGGGTGTTTCATATTTTCAGAAGAACAAAATGCAGGATGCAAAAACTGCACTGGTAAAAGGACTTGAGAGATTCCCGAACGATTTTGATTTTTTAAATCTGCTTGGCAATATAGAGCAGACTTTAGGCAATGCATCAAATGCATTAACATATTATGAGAAGGCGAACGAACAAAATCCGGAAGATGTAAATAACTTAGTCGCTCTTGCAGGATTGTATGAGACATTCAAGCGATACAAAGAATCAAACGCTGCCTACGAAAAAGTTTTAAGTATTGATCCTGATAACGCATTGGCTTTAAACAACTATGCTTATTATTTATCAGTAAGAGGCGAGAGACTCGATTACGCAATGAAGATGTCTAAGAAGTCACTGGAAAATAATGGTGACAACGCTTCATACCTTGATACATACGGATGGATATTGTTTAAGCTCGGAAAAAATGAAGAGGCAAGAGATTATATACTGAAGTCACTGAAGGTAAACGGCAACTCAGCAGTTGTGAATGACCACCTGGGTGACATCTACGATGCACTTGGCGACAGGCCAAATGCAATGAAGTACTGGAAGAAGGCGTACGAACTTGCGCCGGATAATCAGGAATTCAAAAATAAGATTTCAAAATAA
- a CDS encoding NADH-quinone oxidoreductase subunit J, with product MPFTLETFLFWGLGILAVFSAVMMITRKSPINSALFLILNFFTTSGIYLLLRAQFIAIIQVLVYMGAIMVLFLFVIMLLNLGDERKMSEVLGFKKLTAILLSLLLMCLLGFTVFAGFYGKFDKISESALGLGTAESLGKELTTTYSLPFELASFLLIVGIIGAVVLAKKKFE from the coding sequence ATGCCATTTACATTAGAAACTTTTCTGTTTTGGGGACTCGGAATACTTGCTGTTTTTTCAGCTGTTATGATGATAACCCGCAAAAGCCCGATTAACAGCGCGCTGTTTTTAATTTTAAATTTCTTCACCACATCAGGAATTTATCTACTGCTCAGAGCTCAGTTTATTGCCATTATTCAGGTGCTTGTATACATGGGCGCCATCATGGTTTTATTTCTGTTCGTAATTATGCTTCTGAACCTGGGTGACGAAAGAAAAATGTCGGAAGTGCTTGGATTCAAAAAACTGACTGCTATTCTGCTTTCTTTATTATTAATGTGTTTGCTTGGATTTACGGTGTTTGCAGGATTTTACGGAAAATTTGACAAGATAAGCGAAAGCGCACTCGGTCTCGGTACAGCAGAATCTCTTGGAAAAGAGCTGACCACCACTTACTCGCTTCCTTTTGAGCTCGCCTCATTCCTGCTTATTGTAGGAATTATCGGAGCAGTGGTGCTTGCTAAAAAGAAATTTGAATAA